One genomic window of Mycosarcoma maydis chromosome 20, whole genome shotgun sequence includes the following:
- a CDS encoding uncharacterized protein (related to ATP-dependent DNA helicase RecQ) — translation MATGSGKSALFTAPLFWLRPASVVVVVVVPFVALIEDLIHQSRGIGIVASKWAGYRCSDKVEGSALVFVAAENCYSEPFGLWIQSLQQQERLAALFFDECHVAITQVHFRPVMDKIKRLMSSVAMPLYFLTATLPPSMVTSFKESLMLPQDDAGLIRAATNRKNVSYLVKQVASTAQLPFCLQSLLRAHPCGPVMVFCKSKSNAEMLAGDLGCPFVASEIEAERKMATLQAWLTCAATETGDTLRFMVGTSAIGTGTHPPHVQLVAQYGDAWDLVSYVQESGRAGRSGGPASAVLLATQRAHEVTLQEYIQEKMCWRSVLSTYLDGMPVTCLSQPELALCDLCKCHVAGPSTPPAKGIGLDSPPPSEKRDPCSRQVLDGFAATAWTLQEPSPGPLTFDNPAFDHALLPDTPPKVDATRIKALLDGFTTMCTLCYLFCCQHTCHGSKGIHHRSQDCDCWKMLPRNDGERINGSYIGRIKARIQKAKNIACFSCLVPIRICHRGSSTDGQTWCTRRYADIVLPVVAAVLRSEDHYAEVMQRLGCTFTSVSHVEQTLGTSVPY, via the coding sequence ATGGCCACAGGATCAGGCAAGTCGGCCCTCTTCACGGCTCCCCTCTTCTGGCTGCGGCCGGCATcagtggtggtggtggtggtggtgccgTTTGTTGCGCTCATCGAGGATCTCATCCACCAAAGCAGAGGGATTGGCATTGTGGCCAGCAAGTGGGCAGGCTACCGGTGCTCCGACAAGGTGGAAGGAAGTGCTCTTGTCTTCGTTGCAGCAGAGAACTGCTACTCGGAGCCGTTTGGGCTGTGGATCCAGAGTctccagcagcaagagcggctGGCTGCCCTCTTCTTTGATGAATGCCACGTCGCCATCACACAAGTGCACTTCCGGCCAGTGAtggacaagatcaagcgGTTGATGTCAAGTGTGGCGATGCCTCTATACTTCCTCACTGCCACGCTGCCACCGTCCATGGTGACCTCCTTCAAGGAGTCCCTGATGCTCCCACAAGACGATGCAGGTCTGATCCGGGCCGCCACCAACCGCAAGAACGTCTCTTACTTGGTGAAGCAGGTGGCATCAACAGCACAACTGCCATTCTGCCTCCAGAGTTTGCTGCGTGCTCATCCCTGCGGTCCGGTGATGGTGTTTTGCAAGTCAAAAAGCAATGCAGAGATGCTGGCTGGCGACCTTGGCTGCCCCTTTGTGGCatccgagatcgaggctgAGCGCAAGATGGCCACGCTCCAGGCATGGCTCACGTGCGCAGCCACCGAGACCGGAGACACGCTACGCTTCATGGTGGGCACTTCTGCCATTGGCACCGGCACCCACCCACCTCATGTTCAGCTTGTGGCTCAATACGGTGACGCCTGGGACTTGGTCAGTTATGTCCAAGAGTCCGGCCGGGCGGGTCGAAGCGGTGGTCCAGCCTctgcggtgctgctggcaacCCAGCGTGCGCATGAGGTCACCCTTCAGGAGTACATCCAGGAGAAGATGTGCTGGCGCTCGGTCCTTTCCACGTATCTGGATGGCATGCCGGTGACGTGCCTCAGCCAGCCTGAGCTGGCCCTCTGCGATCTCTGCAAGTGTCACGTTGCTGGACCCTCCACACCGCCTGCAAAGGGGATTGGCCTGGACTCGCCTCCACCGTCAGAGAAGCGGGACCCGTGCAGCAGGCAGGTGCTTGATGGTTTCGCCGCAACTGCATGGACACTGCAGGAGCCAAGTCCAGGCCCATTGACCTTTGACAACCCGGCCTTCGACCATGCACTGCTCCCAGATACTCCGCCCAAGGTGGATGCCACCAGGATCAAGGCGTTACTGGATGGCTTCACCACCATGTGCACCCTCTGCTATCTCTTCTGCTGCCAGCACACGTGTCACGGTTCGAAGGGGATCCACCACCGCTCTCAAGACTGCGATTGCTGGAagatgctgccaaggaaCGACGGTGAGCGGATCAACGGCTCCTACATTGGCAGGATCAAGGCACGCATCCAGAAGGCCAAGAACATTGCATGCTTCTCGTGCTTGGTGCCGATCCGGATTTGCCAccgcggcagcagcacggaCGGCCAGACGTGGTGTACTCGACGGTATGCTGATATCGTCTTACCggttgttgctgctgtcttACGCAGCGAGGATCACTATGCAGAGGTGATGCAGCGGCTTGGGTGCACCTTCACCAGCGTCAGCCATGTGGAGCAAACGCTTGGTACGTCGGTCCCATACTAA